The following proteins are encoded in a genomic region of Catharus ustulatus isolate bCatUst1 chromosome 4, bCatUst1.pri.v2, whole genome shotgun sequence:
- the LOC116995486 gene encoding cat eye syndrome critical region protein 2 isoform X3, producing the protein MYKEDPVQGKTNGELALDRGCGGQTNTPNVPGKTGKRRGRPPKRKKLLEENLLREKAEENLLIHETQIRNGSQGPGRGTWWLLCQTEEEWRQVTESFRERTSLRERQLYKLLSEDFLPEICNMIAQKVTPNVLSSMEKQRRREEEEERQILIAVQKREQEQLLKEERKREMEEKVKAVEERARRRKLREERAWLLAQGKELPPELSHLDPSSPAREERRTKDIFELDDEFTAMYKVLDVVKAHKDSWPFLEPVDESYAPNYYQIIKAPMDISSMEKKLNGGQYCTKDEFVGDMKTMFRNCLKYNGEGSEYTKMAYNLERCFHRAMMKHFPGEDGDTDEEFWIREDGRREKRSRRSGRSGAGNVWTRSRDPDGPGKRQQRLENGGKPPPYRATSRAPASSSSSSSSSFSSSSVDDPSGNPAQAAREVGPSNGRGFPRSLQYGGMPSPVPHPGQMRPAVPGTFGPLCGSDPTKLYGSPRVPEPHPGDPVQQHQHFAMQVSPEGCSTPGPTAPWLPLRPPCLSPQPAVGLSEHRGHRLGTPEKQVCTAPAHVAGLGPRLGSLQLGRVGGPPPDAIYPPVQFQQGFLPPRHNGPPVKPPEGSEVPPGHMYRPYKYLNRAHPAVWNGSHGPASQAAMGPEEKAPMGPGPSLQPRVLGHMMDPRAMRPPLPPNQWSEQSNFLPHGVPPSGYIRPPGKAAGQRMPQPPAALFGGPPQVQRGCQGGDSMLDSPEMIAMQQLSSRVCPPGVPYHPRQPPPPHLPGPFPQLAHAASAGGQPPKPVMGNGSSQDPADHTMDMDSNQVEIPAGMDEKAQCISIPDGAYAKLLPHPKPPLPMECPRRALPPDGEGDGPGVKGDLKAGQGKGAWSAESGYGGDPGCVRDLVPTSERGTPLPQNGAAGEGPAAGPEGKGLAGNLLEKPLCSGGKALPEATVPCMGQGTSLPAVDATSMGATPNQFHPLYVSSLDYPNSAGRYHINPGLQGFSPVMGGKPPPPASHTQHFPPRGFQPSGAHPSVFPRYRPPQGMPYPYQPQPQPSYHHYQRPPYYGCPQGYSDWQRPLHSQASPSGHPSAHPPLARPPFPERGLQGCEALSAALASPNRMDVASAKEVSPSDGQELGPEDEKSEESQERPESPKEFLDLDNHNAATKRQNSVAAGEFIYGAPPPHLGAGMGFGSSAFPPHGVMLQTGSPYGSRHPASHFQPRTYGSPMNAHLSHHPASSQANGFSQEGPLYRCREENVGHFQALLMEQRGTGGGMGGPPQDLYRPSGMQMHQAQVPFPKMPIATMSREDLTSQKPSALPLDQS; encoded by the exons ATGTACAAGGAGGACCCGGTGCAGGGCAAAACCAACGGAGAGCTGGCTCTAGACAG GGGATGTGGTGGGCAGACAAACACCCCAAATGTTCCAGGGAAAACAGGCAAGAGACGAGGGCGACCTCCAAAGCGGAAAAAACTACTGGAGGAAAATTTGCTGAG ggagaaggcagaagaaaacttGCTTATCCACGAGACTCAGATAAGAAATG GGTCCCAAGGGCCTGGCCGTGGAACATGGTGGTTGCTGTGCCAGACGGAAGAGGAGTGGAGGCAGGTCACAGAGAGCTTCAGAGAGAGGACTTCCCTTAGAGAGAGGCAGCTCTACAAACTCTTGAGTGAAGACTTCCTGCCGGAGATCTGCAACATGATTGCACAGAAG GTAACCCCGAATGTGCTGAGCTCAATGGAGAAGCAGAGGcgcagagaggaagaggaggagcgCCAGATCCTTATAGCAGTGcagaagagggagcaggagcaacTGctaaaggaggagaggaagagggagatgGAGGAGAAGGTCAAAGCAGTGGAAG AACGAGCCAGGAGGAGGAAACTTCGTGAGGAGCgggcctggctgctggcacaggggaaggAGCTCCCCCCTGAGCTTTCCCACTTGGATCCCAGTTCCCCTGCCAGGGAAGAGCGAAGGACCAAGGATAT CTTTGAACTGGATGATGAGTTCACAGCCATGTACAAAG TTCTGGATGTGGTGAAGGCTCACAAGGACTCTTGGCCCTTCTTGGAGCCCGTTGATGAATCGTATGCTCCCAACTACTACCAGATCATTAAG GCCCCCATGGATATCTCTAGCATGGAGAAGAAGTTGAATGGAGGTCAGTACTGTACCAAGGATGAATTTGTGGGTGATATGAAGACCATGTTCAGGAACTGTCTTAAGTACAACGGTGAAGGCAGTG AATATACAAAGATGGCTTACAACTTGGAGAGGTGTTTTCACCGAGCAATGATGAagcacttccctggggaagATGGAGACACGGATGAGGAGTTTTGGATCAGAGAGGATGGGAGGCGAGAGAAGAGGAGCCGGcggagcggccgctctggcgCAGGCAATGTCTGGACTCGATCACGAGACCCAGACGGGCCTGGCAAGAGACAACAACGCCTGGAAAATGGAGGAAAGCCTCCACCATATCGAGCTACTTCCAGGGctcctgcttcttcctcctcctcttcttcctcctccttctcttcatCCTCTGTAGATGACCCGAGTGGCAACCCAGCGCAGGCTGCTCGAGAAGTGGGCCCTTCCAATGGGCGAGGCTTCCCCCGCTCCCTGCAGTACGGTGGCATGCCCAGCCCTGTACCACATCCTGGACAGATG cGACCAGCGGTGCCCGGGACGTTTGGCCCTTTGTGTGGCTCCGATCCCACAAAACTGTATGGCTCTCCGCGAGTGCCCGAGCCCCATCCTGGAGACCCagtccagcagcaccagcactttgCCATGCAGGTAAGCCCCGAGGGCTGCAGCACCCCCGGCCCCACAGCGCCGTGGCTCCCACTGAGACCCCCCTGTCTCTCTCCGCAGCCGGCTGTGGGACTGAGCGAGCACCGCGGGCACCGGCTGGGCACTCCGGAGAAGCAGGTGTGCACGGCACCGGCCCACGTGGCCGGCCTGGGCCCCCGGctgggctccctgcagctggggcgTGTGGGCGGCCCCCCGCCCGACGCCATCTACCCGCCGGTCCAGTTCCAGCAGGGCTTCCTCCCGCCACGGCACAACGGGCCCCCGGTGAAGCCGCCGGAGGGCTCAGAGGTCCCCCCAGGACACATGTACCGGCCCTACAAGTACCTGAACCGTGCACATCCAGCCGTGTGGAACGGCAGCCACGGCCCCGCTAGCCAGGCTGCCATGGGGCCAGAGGAGAAGGCGCCCATGGGGCCGGGGCCCTCGCTCCAGCCTCGTGTCCTGGGTCATATGATGGACCCCCGGGCCATGAGGCCACCACTGCCTCCCAACCAGTGGAGCGAGCAATCAAATTTCCTACCTCACGGGGTGCCTCCCTCAGGGTACATCCGACCACCCGGGAAAGCTGCGGGTCAGAGGATGCCGCAACCACCGGCTGCTCTGTTTGGGGGACCACCTCAGGTTCAAAGAGGGTGCCAGGGTGGGGACTCCATGCTGGACAGCCCGGAGATGATCGCCATGCAGCAGCTGTCCTCCCGCGTATGCCCTCCGGGTGTGCCTTACCACCCTCGTCAGCCGCCCCCGCCGCACCTCCCCGGGCCCTTTCCTCAGCTGGCTCATGCCGCCTCCGCCGGCGGCCAGCCCCCAAAACCCGTCATGGGCAATGGCAGCTCCCAGGATCCCGCCGACCACACCATGGACATGGACAGCAACCAAG TGGAGATACCGGCAGGCATGGACGAGAAGGCTCAGTGCATCAGCATCCCCGACGGGGCCTACGCCAAACTCCTACCTCATCCCAAACCCCCGTTGCCCATGGAGTGCCCGAGGCGTGCCTTGCCCCCGGATGGGGAGGGGGACGGCCCCGGTGTGAAGGGTGACctgaaggcagggcagggcaagggCGCGTGGTCGGCAGAGAGCGGCTACGGCGGCGACCCAGGCTGCGTGAGGGACTTGGTGCCCACCTCCGAAAGAGGGACTCCCCTGCCTCAGAATGGGGCAGCGGGCGAGGGGCCAGCAGCTGGCCCAGAGGGCAAGGGGCTGGCTGGCAACCTGCTGGAGAAGCCCCTCTGCAGTGGGGGAAAGGCTCTGCCCGAAGCAACCGTGCCTTGCATGGGGCAGGGCACCAGCCTCCCCGCTGTGGATGCCACCTCCATGGGGGCCACCCCCAACCAATTTCATCCTCTCTACGTGTCCAGTCTGGACTACCCGAATTCAGCTGGGCGGTACCACATCAACCCGGGCCTGCAGGGGTTCAGCCCCGTCATGGGGGGGAAaccacctcctcctgcctcccacaCTCAACATTTTCCCCCACGGGGTTTCCAGCCAAGCGGCGCCCACCCCAGTGTGTTCCCCCGATATCGGCCTCCCCAGGGAATGCCATATCCTTACCAGccgcagccccagccctcctACCACCACTACCAGCGACCGCCCTACTATGGCTGCCCACAGGGCTACTCGGACTGGCAGAGACCTCTCCACTCGCAGGCCAGCCCCAGTGGGCACCCCAGCGCCCACCCGCCCCTGGCCAGGCCCCCCTTCCCAGAGCGGGGCTTGCAGGGCTGCGAGGCACTGAGTGCTGCCCTGGCCTCTCCCAACCGCATGGACGTAGCAAGTGCCAAAGAGGTTTCTCCAAGCGacgggcaggagctggggcctGAAGATGAGAAGTCTGAGGAGTCCCAGGAAAGACCGGAGAGTCCCAAAGAGTTTCTTGATTTGGACAACCACAACGCAGCCACCAAGAGGCAGAACTCGGTGGCAGCGGGGGAGTTCATCTATGGAGCGCCCCCGCCACACCtgggtgcagggatgggattCGGCTCCTCGGCTTTCCCTCCCCATGGGGTGATGCTACAAACTGGCTCTCCTTACGGATCCCGGCATCCTGCCAGCCACTTCCAGCCCAGGACGTATGGATCGCCCATGAATGCTCACCTGTCTCATCATCCAGCCTCCAGCCAGGCCAATGGCTTCTCTCAGGAGGGCCCCCTGTACCGCTGCCGAGAGGAGAACGTGGGTCACTTTCAGGCCTTGCTGATGGAGCAGAGAGGCACTGGAGGTGGCATGGGGGGACCACCCCAGGACTTGTATAGACCCTCGGG AATGCAAATGCATCAGGCTCAAGTTCCTTTCCCGAAGATGCCTATAGCAACCATGTCCCGGGAAGATCTGACATCACAAAAACCATCAGCATTGCCTCTGGATCAA agCTAG
- the LOC116995486 gene encoding cat eye syndrome critical region protein 2 isoform X1, producing the protein MYKEDPVQGKTNGELALDRGCGGQTNTPNVPGKTGKRRGRPPKRKKLLEENLLREKAEENLLIHETQIRNGSQGPGRGTWWLLCQTEEEWRQVTESFRERTSLRERQLYKLLSEDFLPEICNMIAQKEKRLQRTEFSPRWMSDHQPIKPIKQEVTPNVLSSMEKQRRREEEEERQILIAVQKREQEQLLKEERKREMEEKVKAVEERARRRKLREERAWLLAQGKELPPELSHLDPSSPAREERRTKDIFELDDEFTAMYKVLDVVKAHKDSWPFLEPVDESYAPNYYQIIKAPMDISSMEKKLNGGQYCTKDEFVGDMKTMFRNCLKYNGEGSEYTKMAYNLERCFHRAMMKHFPGEDGDTDEEFWIREDGRREKRSRRSGRSGAGNVWTRSRDPDGPGKRQQRLENGGKPPPYRATSRAPASSSSSSSSSFSSSSVDDPSGNPAQAAREVGPSNGRGFPRSLQYGGMPSPVPHPGQMRPAVPGTFGPLCGSDPTKLYGSPRVPEPHPGDPVQQHQHFAMQPAVGLSEHRGHRLGTPEKQVCTAPAHVAGLGPRLGSLQLGRVGGPPPDAIYPPVQFQQGFLPPRHNGPPVKPPEGSEVPPGHMYRPYKYLNRAHPAVWNGSHGPASQAAMGPEEKAPMGPGPSLQPRVLGHMMDPRAMRPPLPPNQWSEQSNFLPHGVPPSGYIRPPGKAAGQRMPQPPAALFGGPPQVQRGCQGGDSMLDSPEMIAMQQLSSRVCPPGVPYHPRQPPPPHLPGPFPQLAHAASAGGQPPKPVMGNGSSQDPADHTMDMDSNQVEIPAGMDEKAQCISIPDGAYAKLLPHPKPPLPMECPRRALPPDGEGDGPGVKGDLKAGQGKGAWSAESGYGGDPGCVRDLVPTSERGTPLPQNGAAGEGPAAGPEGKGLAGNLLEKPLCSGGKALPEATVPCMGQGTSLPAVDATSMGATPNQFHPLYVSSLDYPNSAGRYHINPGLQGFSPVMGGKPPPPASHTQHFPPRGFQPSGAHPSVFPRYRPPQGMPYPYQPQPQPSYHHYQRPPYYGCPQGYSDWQRPLHSQASPSGHPSAHPPLARPPFPERGLQGCEALSAALASPNRMDVASAKEVSPSDGQELGPEDEKSEESQERPESPKEFLDLDNHNAATKRQNSVAAGEFIYGAPPPHLGAGMGFGSSAFPPHGVMLQTGSPYGSRHPASHFQPRTYGSPMNAHLSHHPASSQANGFSQEGPLYRCREENVGHFQALLMEQRGTGGGMGGPPQDLYRPSGMQMHQAQVPFPKMPIATMSREDLTSQKPSALPLDQS; encoded by the exons ATGTACAAGGAGGACCCGGTGCAGGGCAAAACCAACGGAGAGCTGGCTCTAGACAG GGGATGTGGTGGGCAGACAAACACCCCAAATGTTCCAGGGAAAACAGGCAAGAGACGAGGGCGACCTCCAAAGCGGAAAAAACTACTGGAGGAAAATTTGCTGAG ggagaaggcagaagaaaacttGCTTATCCACGAGACTCAGATAAGAAATG GGTCCCAAGGGCCTGGCCGTGGAACATGGTGGTTGCTGTGCCAGACGGAAGAGGAGTGGAGGCAGGTCACAGAGAGCTTCAGAGAGAGGACTTCCCTTAGAGAGAGGCAGCTCTACAAACTCTTGAGTGAAGACTTCCTGCCGGAGATCTGCAACATGATTGCACAGAAG GAGAAGCGTCTGCAGCGGACAGAGTTTTCTCCCAGGTGGATGTCTGACCATCAGCCCATCAAACCAATCAagcaggag GTAACCCCGAATGTGCTGAGCTCAATGGAGAAGCAGAGGcgcagagaggaagaggaggagcgCCAGATCCTTATAGCAGTGcagaagagggagcaggagcaacTGctaaaggaggagaggaagagggagatgGAGGAGAAGGTCAAAGCAGTGGAAG AACGAGCCAGGAGGAGGAAACTTCGTGAGGAGCgggcctggctgctggcacaggggaaggAGCTCCCCCCTGAGCTTTCCCACTTGGATCCCAGTTCCCCTGCCAGGGAAGAGCGAAGGACCAAGGATAT CTTTGAACTGGATGATGAGTTCACAGCCATGTACAAAG TTCTGGATGTGGTGAAGGCTCACAAGGACTCTTGGCCCTTCTTGGAGCCCGTTGATGAATCGTATGCTCCCAACTACTACCAGATCATTAAG GCCCCCATGGATATCTCTAGCATGGAGAAGAAGTTGAATGGAGGTCAGTACTGTACCAAGGATGAATTTGTGGGTGATATGAAGACCATGTTCAGGAACTGTCTTAAGTACAACGGTGAAGGCAGTG AATATACAAAGATGGCTTACAACTTGGAGAGGTGTTTTCACCGAGCAATGATGAagcacttccctggggaagATGGAGACACGGATGAGGAGTTTTGGATCAGAGAGGATGGGAGGCGAGAGAAGAGGAGCCGGcggagcggccgctctggcgCAGGCAATGTCTGGACTCGATCACGAGACCCAGACGGGCCTGGCAAGAGACAACAACGCCTGGAAAATGGAGGAAAGCCTCCACCATATCGAGCTACTTCCAGGGctcctgcttcttcctcctcctcttcttcctcctccttctcttcatCCTCTGTAGATGACCCGAGTGGCAACCCAGCGCAGGCTGCTCGAGAAGTGGGCCCTTCCAATGGGCGAGGCTTCCCCCGCTCCCTGCAGTACGGTGGCATGCCCAGCCCTGTACCACATCCTGGACAGATG cGACCAGCGGTGCCCGGGACGTTTGGCCCTTTGTGTGGCTCCGATCCCACAAAACTGTATGGCTCTCCGCGAGTGCCCGAGCCCCATCCTGGAGACCCagtccagcagcaccagcactttgCCATGCAG CCGGCTGTGGGACTGAGCGAGCACCGCGGGCACCGGCTGGGCACTCCGGAGAAGCAGGTGTGCACGGCACCGGCCCACGTGGCCGGCCTGGGCCCCCGGctgggctccctgcagctggggcgTGTGGGCGGCCCCCCGCCCGACGCCATCTACCCGCCGGTCCAGTTCCAGCAGGGCTTCCTCCCGCCACGGCACAACGGGCCCCCGGTGAAGCCGCCGGAGGGCTCAGAGGTCCCCCCAGGACACATGTACCGGCCCTACAAGTACCTGAACCGTGCACATCCAGCCGTGTGGAACGGCAGCCACGGCCCCGCTAGCCAGGCTGCCATGGGGCCAGAGGAGAAGGCGCCCATGGGGCCGGGGCCCTCGCTCCAGCCTCGTGTCCTGGGTCATATGATGGACCCCCGGGCCATGAGGCCACCACTGCCTCCCAACCAGTGGAGCGAGCAATCAAATTTCCTACCTCACGGGGTGCCTCCCTCAGGGTACATCCGACCACCCGGGAAAGCTGCGGGTCAGAGGATGCCGCAACCACCGGCTGCTCTGTTTGGGGGACCACCTCAGGTTCAAAGAGGGTGCCAGGGTGGGGACTCCATGCTGGACAGCCCGGAGATGATCGCCATGCAGCAGCTGTCCTCCCGCGTATGCCCTCCGGGTGTGCCTTACCACCCTCGTCAGCCGCCCCCGCCGCACCTCCCCGGGCCCTTTCCTCAGCTGGCTCATGCCGCCTCCGCCGGCGGCCAGCCCCCAAAACCCGTCATGGGCAATGGCAGCTCCCAGGATCCCGCCGACCACACCATGGACATGGACAGCAACCAAG TGGAGATACCGGCAGGCATGGACGAGAAGGCTCAGTGCATCAGCATCCCCGACGGGGCCTACGCCAAACTCCTACCTCATCCCAAACCCCCGTTGCCCATGGAGTGCCCGAGGCGTGCCTTGCCCCCGGATGGGGAGGGGGACGGCCCCGGTGTGAAGGGTGACctgaaggcagggcagggcaagggCGCGTGGTCGGCAGAGAGCGGCTACGGCGGCGACCCAGGCTGCGTGAGGGACTTGGTGCCCACCTCCGAAAGAGGGACTCCCCTGCCTCAGAATGGGGCAGCGGGCGAGGGGCCAGCAGCTGGCCCAGAGGGCAAGGGGCTGGCTGGCAACCTGCTGGAGAAGCCCCTCTGCAGTGGGGGAAAGGCTCTGCCCGAAGCAACCGTGCCTTGCATGGGGCAGGGCACCAGCCTCCCCGCTGTGGATGCCACCTCCATGGGGGCCACCCCCAACCAATTTCATCCTCTCTACGTGTCCAGTCTGGACTACCCGAATTCAGCTGGGCGGTACCACATCAACCCGGGCCTGCAGGGGTTCAGCCCCGTCATGGGGGGGAAaccacctcctcctgcctcccacaCTCAACATTTTCCCCCACGGGGTTTCCAGCCAAGCGGCGCCCACCCCAGTGTGTTCCCCCGATATCGGCCTCCCCAGGGAATGCCATATCCTTACCAGccgcagccccagccctcctACCACCACTACCAGCGACCGCCCTACTATGGCTGCCCACAGGGCTACTCGGACTGGCAGAGACCTCTCCACTCGCAGGCCAGCCCCAGTGGGCACCCCAGCGCCCACCCGCCCCTGGCCAGGCCCCCCTTCCCAGAGCGGGGCTTGCAGGGCTGCGAGGCACTGAGTGCTGCCCTGGCCTCTCCCAACCGCATGGACGTAGCAAGTGCCAAAGAGGTTTCTCCAAGCGacgggcaggagctggggcctGAAGATGAGAAGTCTGAGGAGTCCCAGGAAAGACCGGAGAGTCCCAAAGAGTTTCTTGATTTGGACAACCACAACGCAGCCACCAAGAGGCAGAACTCGGTGGCAGCGGGGGAGTTCATCTATGGAGCGCCCCCGCCACACCtgggtgcagggatgggattCGGCTCCTCGGCTTTCCCTCCCCATGGGGTGATGCTACAAACTGGCTCTCCTTACGGATCCCGGCATCCTGCCAGCCACTTCCAGCCCAGGACGTATGGATCGCCCATGAATGCTCACCTGTCTCATCATCCAGCCTCCAGCCAGGCCAATGGCTTCTCTCAGGAGGGCCCCCTGTACCGCTGCCGAGAGGAGAACGTGGGTCACTTTCAGGCCTTGCTGATGGAGCAGAGAGGCACTGGAGGTGGCATGGGGGGACCACCCCAGGACTTGTATAGACCCTCGGG AATGCAAATGCATCAGGCTCAAGTTCCTTTCCCGAAGATGCCTATAGCAACCATGTCCCGGGAAGATCTGACATCACAAAAACCATCAGCATTGCCTCTGGATCAA agCTAG